The proteins below are encoded in one region of Spirochaetota bacterium:
- a CDS encoding alpha-amylase family protein, protein MITRCIAAVLLLGSCAFGQERLVFDAEKYSSPADAWLVDQDTQDKWNLWTTEKDAKKYRYKGTVLKSPRVSADRSTSEEGAPALHTVIRGIPNGLWKVSIRYGRGLAVSFDGGEWQNLQPNDGKLGVFDITNSVFSFWADDRFADTANPGSCYYDCVVFEAIPALERGARRFWPDSDIGSIDTDNGVWRTGKQILSQTDTSFSTSEVYSRIYGAGDYQYVTDAATWQKAFVASDRFAMPNYGIRADIEHLPETEYTDKKEFGFLLDYSDAKHFYKIYCRGDNKLWRFEKYNGDKIFQIGQPFSWTGSVPTVSVFRDRIEGTIEVRFGRDKRIILKESELGEGRVGFFTKGARVQFVNPECWGQARAYASTAGKEYGAAERSAVPVRVTIYEFEERNAEIHISLNNGWGEVVTNIAKPLLLKEGLNISDHSFDLSKWDNGVAQIRAQVFESRKMVLESKIGTLRIKAASLPVEFGPAIEKKDARAETSAFLMATIAGHSMDSPLDASNQFLQAKTIRANGGNAGYITFEWRKLQTAKDRYNYGNYAKAIDMLHDTGLSSYLSLGMISGAPEWFTSEFGEENVDNQGRFQFFRRSVAAVKDIPGHYPDPWGANFQRYFFEYVSNVALHFKNDRRVVGYNLFAGETEIGFYKDLTDDSIYGYSEISRKKFIDYLRSEKKYSLVQVASFTGQTLSSWDEVRIPEPPRRDITKVSRMWIAFQDFRQWTEMYFCERMISTIRSIDPDVQLSLAAHGRGDEVALCRLMRSNNVSWDISAAEPPAVGLYHGSIAAQNGVRIFWEPGSVPPGEYDLSASFMNVFSHGAKSFAWISGMLSARSNTLDTFRGLGAQGLSEIGGLRSLQSDMALIFSHDSDVYIPGRHLHQVWLHRSGWELSEACVFGHLPAEVVSDRSEGGIAAYTLLIDTDSRMLSSRFMKKLSEYVSSGGILVLSSETGSYTTETCTKDYELLRGLGLEITGDGPPATASESILTMDHDSYRGTLPIYNVLSMPVYKNRVVTIGENRDDGLSAVFWKFGRGSVLMLPGTPKWKEPEGARFLASVHQWAKCRKYVETSPDVRCEVKYNGNTYYLGMFNETGAPQTAKVRYCDLPFKGKKYRVVELSDMNRSPWGVISGNTLLEKGIEIGLHGYEFLVLKMVPLTQ, encoded by the coding sequence ATGATAACGCGCTGCATCGCTGCGGTACTGCTCCTCGGATCATGTGCGTTCGGTCAGGAACGGCTCGTATTCGATGCGGAGAAATATTCCTCTCCTGCGGATGCATGGCTTGTCGATCAGGACACGCAGGATAAGTGGAATTTATGGACCACTGAGAAAGATGCGAAGAAGTACCGTTACAAGGGGACGGTGCTCAAATCTCCGCGGGTATCGGCCGACCGCAGCACATCCGAGGAGGGGGCGCCGGCGCTCCATACCGTGATACGCGGTATCCCCAATGGACTGTGGAAGGTATCGATACGATACGGACGGGGGCTTGCCGTCTCCTTTGATGGGGGCGAGTGGCAGAACCTGCAACCGAACGACGGCAAACTCGGTGTTTTCGATATCACCAACAGCGTTTTTTCTTTTTGGGCGGACGACCGTTTCGCAGACACCGCGAATCCCGGCTCCTGCTATTACGACTGTGTCGTCTTCGAAGCCATTCCTGCGTTGGAACGCGGCGCCCGCCGCTTTTGGCCGGACAGCGATATCGGCAGTATAGACACGGATAATGGAGTGTGGCGCACCGGCAAACAGATATTGTCGCAGACGGATACATCATTTTCCACGAGCGAGGTGTACAGCAGGATATACGGTGCCGGGGACTATCAATATGTCACGGATGCGGCGACGTGGCAGAAGGCATTCGTTGCGTCCGATCGATTTGCCATGCCCAACTACGGCATACGGGCGGACATCGAGCATCTTCCGGAGACCGAGTATACGGATAAAAAGGAATTCGGCTTTCTCCTCGATTATTCCGATGCAAAGCACTTTTACAAGATATACTGCCGGGGAGACAATAAGCTCTGGCGATTCGAGAAATATAATGGGGATAAGATATTCCAGATCGGCCAGCCTTTTTCCTGGACCGGATCAGTGCCGACCGTCTCGGTTTTTCGTGACAGGATTGAAGGCACCATCGAAGTACGGTTCGGCAGGGATAAAAGGATAATACTCAAGGAGTCCGAGCTCGGTGAAGGGCGTGTCGGCTTTTTCACCAAAGGCGCGCGTGTGCAATTCGTCAATCCCGAATGCTGGGGGCAGGCACGGGCATACGCGAGCACTGCCGGAAAGGAATACGGCGCCGCGGAGAGGAGCGCAGTTCCGGTACGCGTGACCATTTACGAATTCGAGGAAAGGAATGCAGAGATACATATTTCGCTTAACAATGGATGGGGCGAAGTCGTCACGAATATTGCAAAACCACTGCTGTTAAAAGAAGGCCTGAATATTTCCGATCATTCATTCGATCTTTCGAAATGGGACAATGGGGTCGCACAGATACGGGCGCAGGTGTTCGAATCGAGGAAGATGGTCCTTGAAAGCAAGATAGGCACGCTGCGCATCAAGGCCGCATCGCTTCCCGTTGAGTTCGGACCTGCGATCGAAAAGAAGGATGCCCGCGCCGAGACGAGCGCATTCCTCATGGCTACCATCGCCGGGCACAGTATGGATAGTCCTCTCGATGCTTCCAATCAATTCCTTCAGGCAAAGACCATCAGGGCGAATGGCGGCAATGCCGGATATATCACCTTCGAGTGGCGTAAACTGCAGACGGCAAAGGACAGGTACAACTACGGCAATTACGCGAAAGCGATAGACATGCTGCATGACACGGGGCTGAGCTCCTATCTCAGCCTCGGGATGATATCCGGCGCCCCCGAATGGTTCACCTCCGAATTCGGCGAGGAGAACGTTGATAATCAGGGCCGTTTTCAGTTCTTTCGGCGGTCGGTCGCCGCGGTAAAGGATATACCCGGCCATTACCCCGACCCCTGGGGCGCGAATTTTCAGAGATATTTCTTCGAGTATGTATCGAACGTGGCGCTTCATTTCAAGAACGATCGACGCGTCGTCGGATATAATCTTTTCGCCGGCGAGACCGAGATCGGTTTTTACAAAGACCTTACGGATGACAGCATTTACGGGTACAGCGAGATCTCGCGGAAGAAGTTCATCGATTATCTTCGTTCCGAAAAGAAGTATTCGCTCGTACAGGTGGCATCCTTTACGGGGCAGACATTATCATCCTGGGATGAGGTGCGTATCCCCGAGCCGCCGCGGAGGGATATCACGAAAGTGTCACGGATGTGGATAGCCTTCCAGGATTTCAGACAATGGACCGAGATGTATTTCTGCGAAAGAATGATCTCGACGATACGGTCTATCGATCCGGATGTACAGCTGTCCCTTGCCGCACACGGCCGCGGGGATGAGGTGGCGCTCTGCCGGCTCATGCGCTCCAATAATGTCAGCTGGGATATTTCCGCCGCAGAACCGCCCGCGGTGGGGCTCTATCACGGGAGCATTGCCGCGCAAAACGGGGTGCGGATATTCTGGGAGCCGGGAAGCGTCCCGCCGGGCGAGTACGATCTTTCGGCATCGTTCATGAACGTGTTCAGCCACGGTGCAAAATCGTTCGCATGGATATCCGGGATGCTTTCGGCGCGTTCCAACACCCTCGATACGTTCCGCGGCCTGGGGGCGCAAGGACTATCCGAGATCGGCGGCTTGCGATCGCTTCAGAGCGATATGGCGCTCATTTTCTCGCACGACAGTGATGTATATATACCGGGGAGACACCTCCATCAGGTCTGGCTACATCGATCCGGGTGGGAGCTTTCCGAGGCATGCGTATTCGGTCATCTCCCGGCCGAAGTCGTTTCCGACCGATCGGAGGGTGGGATCGCGGCGTATACACTGCTCATCGATACCGATTCGCGCATGCTGTCCTCGCGATTCATGAAAAAATTGAGCGAGTATGTCTCGTCCGGCGGCATACTTGTGCTCTCTTCAGAGACCGGGAGCTATACGACGGAAACGTGCACAAAGGACTATGAACTCCTGCGGGGTCTTGGCTTGGAAATCACGGGCGATGGCCCGCCGGCGACGGCATCTGAAAGTATCCTTACGATGGATCATGACAGTTATCGCGGCACGCTTCCGATTTACAATGTGCTATCGATGCCTGTCTACAAGAACCGTGTCGTGACCATCGGAGAGAACCGAGACGACGGGCTCTCCGCCGTGTTTTGGAAATTCGGCCGCGGCAGCGTGCTGATGCTGCCCGGAACACCGAAATGGAAGGAACCGGAAGGCGCTCGTTTTCTCGCCTCCGTGCATCAATGGGCGAAATGCAGGAAATATGTGGAGACATCGCCGGATGTCCGTTGCGAAGTGAAATACAATGGCAACACCTACTATCTTGGCATGTTCAATGAGACCGGCGCGCCGCAAACGGCAAAAGTACGTTACTGCGATCTGCCGTTCAAAGGCAAGAAGTATCGTGTGGTCGAACTGTCCGATATGAACAGAAGTCCGTGGGGCGTGATCAGCGGGAATACCTTGCTGGAAAAGGGCATCGAGATCGGGCTGCATGGATACGAGTTTCTGGTCCTGAAGATGGTCCCCCTTACTCAGTGA
- the miaA gene encoding tRNA (adenosine(37)-N6)-dimethylallyltransferase MiaA, with protein MNAVRAVMIAGATASGKTAFAHDIIERHFPDAAILSADSMQLYRGMDIGTAKPSVSERSRFNYHLIDHVDPHTDFSVADYVSAASAVLAGTERLFIVGGTGLYMRALMHGMFTETDDGGEIRSRLESEAREKGIAHLYRRLADVDPSIAAKISPTHERRIVRALEVFEKTGTPMSVMQSRRTPLVPLVSMMFCMHVPRTVLYPRINERVTSMFARGLIDEVRGLLASGVTAANTSMQGIGYKETAAHLAGGISYDALVDTVQMNTRRYAKRQETWFRRDEAAWISPDDEAAVSRAVEEMKRLFGQ; from the coding sequence ATGAACGCCGTTCGCGCCGTCATGATCGCGGGGGCCACCGCATCGGGAAAAACGGCGTTCGCACACGATATCATTGAGCGGCATTTCCCCGACGCTGCCATTCTCTCCGCAGATTCCATGCAGCTCTACCGCGGCATGGACATCGGTACCGCAAAGCCGAGCGTATCCGAACGCTCACGCTTCAATTATCACCTCATCGATCACGTCGATCCGCATACGGATTTCTCCGTCGCCGATTATGTGTCCGCCGCGTCCGCGGTGCTTGCGGGAACTGAGCGGCTCTTTATCGTCGGCGGGACGGGATTATATATGCGCGCGCTCATGCACGGCATGTTCACGGAGACCGATGACGGCGGGGAGATACGTTCCCGCCTTGAGAGCGAGGCACGGGAAAAAGGTATCGCACATCTGTACCGCCGCCTCGCGGACGTCGACCCTTCCATCGCGGCAAAAATTTCACCGACGCATGAACGCCGCATCGTGCGTGCCCTTGAGGTGTTCGAGAAGACCGGCACGCCCATGTCCGTCATGCAATCGCGCCGAACGCCCCTTGTCCCGCTCGTGTCGATGATGTTCTGCATGCACGTGCCGCGCACCGTGCTCTACCCGCGCATCAATGAGCGCGTAACATCCATGTTCGCACGCGGCCTCATCGATGAAGTGCGCGGACTGCTTGCATCCGGCGTTACGGCGGCGAACACATCGATGCAGGGCATCGGCTACAAGGAAACAGCGGCGCATCTTGCCGGCGGCATTTCCTATGACGCGCTCGTCGACACGGTGCAGATGAACACGCGGCGATACGCCAAGCGTCAGGAGACATGGTTCCGCAGGGATGAGGCGGCATGGATATCGCCGGACGACGAAGCGGCGGTATCGCGCGCGGTCGAAGAAATGAAGCGGCTTTTCGGGCAATAG
- a CDS encoding TlpA disulfide reductase family protein, with protein MIRKILPFAVIIAAASFVFAGASLPAVGSPMKTFYLPDFNAQQEGRSTFVSLKTLAAKNKVVVFSFFYSSCKNCKNEIPAVQKIVSEYTNKGVALLFVCAEPVDVNNGESWTTDGVARVQKVITEWNITYPIVDDHYLNAATAYGVFDEKTRVIHAPALFMVSGSKIQFAHSGWEGEKSAEEVEAAIKRLLK; from the coding sequence ATGATACGCAAAATACTTCCGTTCGCCGTTATCATCGCCGCCGCGAGCTTCGTGTTCGCCGGGGCATCCCTGCCTGCGGTCGGCAGCCCGATGAAAACGTTCTATCTCCCGGACTTCAACGCACAGCAGGAGGGGAGAAGCACGTTCGTATCGTTGAAAACGCTTGCAGCAAAGAACAAGGTCGTCGTATTCAGCTTTTTCTATTCCTCGTGCAAGAACTGCAAGAACGAGATCCCTGCGGTGCAGAAGATAGTGAGCGAGTATACGAACAAGGGTGTTGCGCTCCTGTTCGTCTGCGCCGAGCCTGTCGATGTGAACAACGGCGAATCATGGACGACGGACGGTGTCGCCCGCGTGCAGAAGGTCATCACCGAATGGAACATCACGTATCCCATCGTCGATGATCATTACCTCAATGCCGCTACCGCATACGGCGTGTTCGATGAAAAGACACGGGTGATACATGCCCCGGCGCTCTTCATGGTGAGCGGCTCGAAGATCCAGTTCGCACATTCCGGGTGGGAAGGCGAAAAGTCGGCTGAGGAAGTCGAAGCAGCGATCAAACGGCTTCTCAAGTAA
- a CDS encoding AraC family transcriptional regulator, translated as MNKIGKEKSVYIKRLERSRVRAAQPAAMPNTNERAPDCERLLALYGISFDLAAHTAFNRALFTSVKDSRRLTEAANGIVPFYLVHRKNSHIDRHSHSFFELTLVVNGNARYMVDGARVPVSTGDILFMSHRQHHLYEIGNAPFDVINICFDPALLFPGASGLSLDHYKNFRLLRAFFWEDRSGVRFRPEEAIFRRLVMQSLEMIARRDNSIESRKSCLHSLLHLLSSSYETARPLHPAEDRFLKQVMDVLSDGAAETPSLTDLARKIGVSPSSFSRQFKKRMGTSLPDFFNGIKIERARALLRGADISVTDAALQCGFHNLSHFHRVFKERAGMTPQAFRDNAKKHTAAAK; from the coding sequence ATGAATAAGATCGGAAAAGAAAAAAGCGTGTATATCAAACGGCTGGAGCGGTCGCGTGTACGCGCTGCTCAGCCTGCTGCCATGCCGAATACGAATGAACGCGCGCCCGATTGCGAGCGTCTTCTTGCCCTGTACGGCATATCGTTCGATCTTGCCGCACATACCGCGTTCAACAGGGCACTGTTCACCAGTGTCAAGGACAGTCGGCGATTAACCGAAGCGGCGAACGGTATCGTGCCATTCTATCTCGTTCACCGGAAGAATTCCCATATCGACCGTCACAGCCATTCATTCTTCGAGCTCACCCTCGTCGTGAACGGCAACGCCCGATACATGGTCGACGGAGCACGTGTTCCCGTGTCGACGGGCGACATCCTTTTCATGAGCCATCGGCAGCATCATTTATACGAGATCGGCAATGCCCCCTTCGATGTCATCAATATCTGTTTCGATCCGGCGCTGCTGTTCCCCGGCGCTTCCGGCCTTTCGCTCGATCACTATAAGAACTTCCGTCTGCTCCGTGCGTTCTTCTGGGAGGACAGATCCGGCGTCCGCTTTCGTCCGGAGGAAGCGATATTCCGGCGCCTCGTCATGCAATCGCTTGAGATGATCGCACGCCGCGACAACAGCATCGAGTCGCGCAAGAGCTGCCTGCACAGTCTGCTGCATCTTCTTTCGTCATCCTATGAAACGGCGAGGCCGCTGCATCCCGCTGAGGACCGCTTCCTCAAGCAGGTCATGGATGTGCTCTCGGACGGCGCCGCGGAAACCCCGTCACTTACCGATCTTGCGCGGAAGATAGGAGTAAGCCCGTCGTCGTTCTCCCGGCAGTTCAAGAAACGCATGGGCACGAGTCTTCCCGATTTTTTCAACGGTATAAAGATAGAACGGGCAAGAGCTCTACTGCGCGGGGCGGATATATCCGTTACCGATGCTGCGCTGCAGTGCGGGTTCCATAATCTCTCGCATTTTCACCGCGTATTCAAAGAGCGTGCCGGTATGACGCCGCAGGCGTTCCGGGATAATGCAAAAAAGCACACAGCGGCTGCAAAATAA
- the gmk gene encoding guanylate kinase, whose product MGKCIVVTAPSGSGKTTLIKRLLSETPSIQFSVSHTTRPKRDGETDGRDYHFTAESDFLAMIARGEFLEWAQVHSGYYGTALSELAKVETTNLILDIDVQGAMTLRARKQEALYVFIRPPSLAVLRERLTARHSDKPEEIDLRMWNAKREMEYIEHFDVVIVNDVLERAYAEFSGAIRHYLGEAGI is encoded by the coding sequence ATGGGAAAATGCATCGTCGTGACCGCCCCCTCGGGGAGCGGTAAGACTACGCTGATAAAACGGCTGCTCTCAGAGACGCCGTCGATACAGTTCAGCGTGTCGCATACCACCCGGCCGAAACGGGACGGTGAGACGGACGGACGCGATTATCACTTCACGGCGGAATCGGATTTTCTCGCGATGATCGCGCGGGGGGAATTCCTCGAGTGGGCGCAGGTGCACAGCGGCTATTACGGAACGGCATTGTCGGAGCTCGCCAAGGTCGAGACGACGAACCTCATCCTCGACATCGATGTGCAGGGCGCGATGACGCTTCGTGCGCGCAAGCAGGAGGCGCTCTATGTGTTCATACGCCCGCCGTCGCTCGCCGTGCTCCGCGAGCGGCTCACCGCGCGGCATTCGGACAAGCCCGAGGAGATAGACCTGAGAATGTGGAACGCGAAACGAGAGATGGAATATATCGAACATTTCGATGTCGTCATCGTCAACGATGTGCTTGAGCGCGCCTATGCGGAGTTTTCCGGGGCGATACGGCACTATCTCGGCGAAGCCGGCATATAG
- a CDS encoding alpha/beta fold hydrolase produces MIGSIDDAPVSGDVFPPGLRRVTYTNEHDGSHDWALALPGDSSTWAVNLHGHGSHGDQLYTRQDIRDRWLPEFISAGVGILTPNLRGNAWMNDAAVSDLHALIGHIRDACGGERFVFFGGSMGGAGNLIYAIRHPEDVHGVIALGAVSDIASFWQWAKNHHGTPSAIAKAIADAYGGTPDERPSAYEAHSVIRHHERLSMPVFLAHGAVDAVMPVSQARQLAEVKYGDARFMYHELPIGDHDAPLLCDEAFSFFHSLCGIT; encoded by the coding sequence ATGATCGGCTCAATTGATGATGCACCGGTGTCGGGAGATGTATTCCCGCCCGGACTCAGACGCGTTACGTATACCAACGAGCATGACGGTTCGCATGATTGGGCGCTTGCACTCCCCGGTGATTCTTCAACATGGGCGGTGAACCTGCACGGGCACGGCTCGCACGGCGATCAGCTCTATACGCGTCAGGACATCCGCGATCGCTGGCTGCCGGAATTTATATCCGCGGGTGTCGGGATACTTACACCGAACCTTCGCGGCAATGCATGGATGAACGACGCTGCCGTTTCCGATCTTCATGCACTGATCGGACATATCCGTGATGCCTGCGGCGGAGAGCGTTTCGTTTTTTTCGGCGGTTCGATGGGCGGTGCCGGGAATCTTATCTACGCGATACGTCATCCGGAGGATGTGCACGGCGTGATAGCTCTCGGTGCGGTAAGTGATATCGCATCATTTTGGCAGTGGGCGAAAAATCATCACGGCACTCCGAGCGCGATAGCGAAAGCGATCGCCGATGCGTATGGTGGAACACCTGATGAGCGGCCGTCGGCATATGAGGCTCATTCTGTCATCCGGCACCATGAGCGCCTCTCGATGCCCGTATTTCTCGCGCACGGAGCTGTCGATGCCGTAATGCCCGTGTCGCAGGCAAGACAGCTTGCGGAGGTGAAGTACGGTGACGCACGTTTTATGTATCATGAATTGCCCATCGGTGATCATGATGCACCGCTTTTGTGTGACGAGGCTTTCTCGTTCTTTCATTCCCTTTGCGGCATCACTTGA
- a CDS encoding flavodoxin family protein translates to MHVVALNGSPKENGNTAQALKLVTDELGKEGISSEMIHIGNKAREGCRACGSCAKTGVCIIADDIVNGTAEKIERADGLILGSPVQYASIAGSMKNFLDRLFFSHRRIVRHKVGAAVVAVRRSGGMSAFQDLNSYLLITEMMVPASNYWNIIHGRSPGEIHEDEEGVQIMQVLGRNMAWMMKLIAHGKGVVTEPEAEQKRMTNFIR, encoded by the coding sequence ATGCATGTCGTCGCACTGAACGGAAGCCCGAAAGAGAACGGCAACACAGCCCAGGCATTGAAGCTCGTCACCGATGAACTTGGCAAAGAAGGGATATCATCCGAGATGATACATATCGGAAATAAAGCGCGCGAGGGGTGCCGTGCCTGCGGCTCATGCGCAAAGACCGGCGTCTGCATAATAGCCGATGACATTGTCAACGGGACGGCTGAGAAGATCGAACGCGCGGACGGTCTCATCCTCGGTTCACCGGTGCAGTATGCATCGATAGCCGGCTCGATGAAGAATTTCCTCGACCGCCTGTTCTTTTCTCACCGGCGTATCGTGCGTCATAAGGTCGGCGCGGCGGTGGTCGCTGTACGCCGTTCGGGCGGCATGTCAGCTTTTCAGGACCTGAACAGTTATCTTCTGATCACGGAGATGATGGTCCCCGCGTCCAATTACTGGAACATCATTCACGGGAGAAGCCCCGGAGAGATACATGAGGACGAGGAAGGTGTGCAGATCATGCAGGTGCTCGGCAGGAATATGGCATGGATGATGAAGCTCATCGCTCACGGGAAAGGCGTCGTGACCGAACCGGAAGCCGAACAGAAACGGATGACGAATTTCATCCGATAG
- a CDS encoding DNA alkylation repair protein produces the protein MKRLMALKSTKDMARMARVGMRMENALGISLYDIRDLARSIKPDHALAARLWASRYNEARILAGMIDEKDKVTDAQLESWVHDFDSWEICDQTCDNLISDSRFAYKKAVAWAARKEEFVRRAGFTLMAMIGWYGKGYSDARIKKFLPIVVRYADDERNFVKKAVNWALRNIGKGRSIALHTAALRTAKILARSDSKSARWIGKDAIRELTSKKKIDRLRVIEAKRKAR, from the coding sequence ATGAAAAGGCTGATGGCCCTCAAGAGCACAAAGGACATGGCCCGCATGGCCCGCGTCGGAATGCGCATGGAGAATGCGTTGGGAATTTCTCTCTACGACATCAGGGATCTCGCGCGCTCGATTAAGCCAGACCATGCACTCGCCGCGCGGCTCTGGGCATCCCGCTATAATGAAGCTCGAATACTTGCGGGAATGATCGATGAAAAGGACAAAGTGACCGATGCGCAGCTCGAGTCGTGGGTGCACGATTTCGATTCCTGGGAGATCTGCGACCAGACATGCGACAACCTTATCTCCGATTCGAGGTTCGCGTACAAAAAAGCCGTCGCATGGGCCGCGCGAAAAGAGGAATTCGTTCGCCGTGCGGGGTTTACGCTCATGGCGATGATAGGCTGGTACGGCAAAGGATATTCCGATGCGCGGATAAAGAAATTCCTCCCGATCGTCGTGCGATACGCGGACGACGAGAGGAATTTCGTGAAGAAGGCGGTCAACTGGGCGCTCAGGAATATCGGAAAGGGAAGAAGCATCGCTTTGCATACGGCCGCATTACGGACGGCAAAGATCCTTGCGCGATCCGATTCGAAGTCGGCGCGGTGGATAGGGAAGGATGCGATCAGGGAGTTGACATCGAAGAAGAAGATAGATCGATTGCGGGTGATAGAGGCGAAGAGGAAAGCCAGATAA